In a genomic window of Nostoc sp. UHCC 0870:
- a CDS encoding S8 family serine peptidase: MVQVRYGGQNGEQYELVISDDHIVVRTQSRNVLVGDRPFEVASVSPEARNILNQFELTTRFRQAGVEILHVKVPHEDGALCNQAKEILNQEAEIQFAGRVLVDPQSMQPVVYTENLFVKFDDEAEVSTCEEVLGRYGLTIKRQLDYARNAYFISAPANTGLAVFDLAERLLHEESVELCHPELVRELRQRQVFPQQWHLKETTIDGKTINAHVNVEAAWKLSEGAGTIIAIIDDGVDMEHEEFRSSDKIVAPRDVTRKNNNPRPGNSDHHGTACAGVACGNGNFGASGVAPKAKLMPIRFASGLGSQDEADAFVWAAQNGADIISCSWGPPDGIWWKDDDPGHQQKFPLPDSARLAMEYAFNKGRNGKGCVILFAAGNGNESVDNDGYASYPKVIAVAACNDFGKRSAYSDFGNAVWCAFPSNNGYSSQTPGIWTSDRTGLAGYNSGNITLGDAAGNYTNSFGGTSSACPGVAGLAALIIARNPDLRWDEVKDIIKRSCDRIDEAGGNYDANGRSPLYGYGRVNALKAVELALPPQNERVGIFKAVQDVPINDLQTSKLSLAIANTNTIKSIKVEVDIEHTYIGDLMVNLNPPTELGLLPIVLHSRQGGSTDNIKKTYDEVNTPELATLKGKIPQGNWTLEVTDKAEADTGKIRSLTIEIGF; this comes from the coding sequence ATGGTTCAGGTTCGCTATGGTGGCCAGAACGGTGAACAGTATGAACTTGTGATTAGTGACGATCACATTGTAGTTCGTACCCAAAGCCGTAATGTGCTTGTAGGCGATCGCCCTTTTGAAGTGGCATCTGTATCACCAGAAGCCCGTAATATCCTCAATCAATTTGAGTTGACAACGCGATTCCGTCAAGCAGGTGTAGAAATTCTGCACGTGAAAGTACCACATGAAGATGGTGCTTTATGTAACCAAGCTAAGGAAATTTTAAATCAAGAAGCAGAAATCCAATTTGCTGGACGGGTATTGGTTGATCCTCAATCGATGCAGCCAGTGGTCTACACCGAAAACTTATTCGTGAAGTTCGATGACGAAGCGGAAGTTAGTACCTGTGAGGAAGTTTTGGGGCGTTATGGTTTAACCATCAAACGTCAACTTGATTATGCCCGTAATGCCTATTTTATCAGTGCGCCTGCAAATACTGGTTTAGCTGTCTTTGACCTGGCTGAAAGACTACTCCATGAAGAGTCAGTAGAACTGTGCCATCCTGAGTTAGTCCGGGAATTGCGCCAACGCCAAGTTTTCCCCCAGCAATGGCATCTCAAGGAAACCACAATTGATGGTAAAACTATCAATGCTCATGTAAACGTTGAAGCAGCTTGGAAGTTAAGCGAAGGTGCAGGCACAATTATTGCCATTATTGATGATGGTGTGGATATGGAACATGAAGAGTTCCGTTCTTCTGATAAAATTGTCGCCCCACGGGATGTAACACGGAAAAATAATAATCCCCGACCAGGAAACTCAGACCATCATGGTACAGCCTGCGCCGGGGTAGCCTGTGGTAATGGTAACTTTGGAGCATCCGGTGTAGCACCAAAAGCCAAACTCATGCCGATTCGGTTTGCTTCTGGGTTGGGTTCACAAGACGAAGCCGACGCTTTTGTTTGGGCGGCGCAAAATGGTGCAGATATAATTTCTTGTAGCTGGGGGCCACCAGACGGGATTTGGTGGAAAGACGATGACCCAGGCCATCAGCAAAAATTTCCCTTACCTGACTCTGCACGTTTGGCGATGGAATACGCCTTTAATAAAGGGCGCAATGGTAAGGGCTGTGTGATTTTATTTGCCGCAGGTAATGGGAATGAGAGTGTCGATAATGACGGTTACGCCAGCTATCCTAAAGTGATTGCTGTCGCCGCTTGTAACGACTTCGGCAAAAGAAGTGCCTACAGCGACTTTGGGAATGCTGTCTGGTGTGCTTTCCCTAGCAATAACGGCTATAGTTCTCAAACCCCTGGCATTTGGACAAGCGATCGCACTGGTTTAGCTGGGTACAATTCTGGTAATATTACACTTGGAGACGCAGCAGGCAACTATACTAATAGTTTCGGCGGCACTTCTAGCGCGTGTCCTGGGGTGGCTGGTCTCGCCGCTTTGATTATTGCCCGTAACCCTGATTTACGTTGGGATGAGGTCAAAGACATCATTAAACGTTCCTGCGATCGCATTGATGAAGCTGGCGGCAATTATGATGCTAATGGACGTAGCCCCCTCTATGGATACGGTCGCGTCAATGCCCTCAAAGCCGTAGAACTGGCGTTACCACCACAAAATGAACGCGTTGGTATTTTCAAAGCCGTGCAGGATGTCCCCATTAACGATTTGCAGACATCTAAATTGAGTTTAGCGATCGCTAACACCAACACTATTAAATCTATCAAAGTTGAGGTAGACATCGAACATACCTACATTGGCGATTTAATGGTAAATCTCAACCCCCCCACGGAATTAGGCTTATTACCGATAGTTCTCCATAGTCGTCAAGGCGGATCTACAGACAACATCAAAAAAACCTATGATGAAGTCAACACCCCTGAATTAGCTACCCTCAAAGGTAAAATTCCCCAAGGCAATTGGACTTTGGAAGTAACAGATAAAGCCGAAGCAGATACAGGCAAAATTCGCAGTTTGACTATTGAAATTGGCTTTTAA